In Alkalihalobacillus sp. AL-G, the genomic stretch AAAATAGACGGAGGGCTGATAGAGTTCCTTTCAGTCCTCTTCTACACGATTGTACAAATACCTATAAAAAGAACGGTACGCCCAAAAATAATCCTGCTGAAATTACTGCAGCTGTAAGATTATAAGGTGTCATTGCTTTTACATATTTCATATGGTCTGCTTCTGCAATCCCCGCCGACATGGCTGTCATTCCTGATACCGGTGAAGTTACATCTCCGAAAGTCCCTCCTGAAAGGACCGCAGCAACAGTGATGGGCATTGATCCCCCTGTAATGACTGTAAGCGGTATTGCAATAGGCATCATTAGTGCCCAAGATCCCCACGAAGAACCGATAAAGTAGGCGATTGCTCCAGTGACGATAAATATAAGGACAGGCACAAATACAGGATCAAGCGTTCCGCCTAACGTTATACTAATTAATTTTGACATACCGAGATCTTGTGAGACGTCTGAAATCGGCCATGCAACAATAAGAATCGCAATCGTTATGATTAGTTTGTTCCCCCCTTTAAAAAATCCGTTCACCATTCTTTTCAATCCAATCCCTTGAAAAAGGTAAAGGATTGCAGTTATGGCAGTCGTTGAAAACAGAGCGATCAGCATAGATCTTGAAGGTTCTTCACTACCCAGCATTAAATAAAAACTCAACGGGATCAAGATTATTAAAGGAACAATCAGATTGAAAATTCTCGGTTTAAGTACAGGGTCGACCTCGTCGTGATCATGTTCCATCGACATCTCTTTACTATGTCCTTTTTCCTTCATTGTTGTACCAATTTGATCTTCACTCGTATTTGCTTTATCGGTATTTTCGTATTCCTCAGCGAATTCCGAATCGTCTGCCATAGTTTGTTGTTGTCCGATTTTCTCATTGGTTTCTTTAATTAAATTCTTCATACGGCCAATATTCAAGGTCGGTATTAAAGAGAGAAGTGCTATTAAAATCGATGTAAAACTAAAAAATTGAAATGGAAGGGAATTGATGAACAGCTGCAACGATGTCCCCTCCGCCTCAGCAGCATCCATTCCTTTCTCCAAGACCCCAAGGATATAACCGACGAACGTTGTCGCAAAGGGGATTAAAACAATAACCGGACTAGCCGAATTATTAAGCATGTAAGCTAAACGTTCTCTAGAAACAGAGTATTTTTGTGCTAAGGGCTTTATAATTGATCCTCCCGCCACCACACGGAAACCACAATCAATAAACGTAATCGGTAGAAGTGCCCATAGAGTAATTATCGATTTTTTGGCACTATTAATATACTTGTCTGCCAATTGAGTAAACGCTTGAATACCTCCTGAAAGTTGAATCAAAGCCACCAAACCGCTGAATATGTATAGAAATAGAAGTACATATAGATTACCGCGATCTGATAATACTCCCACTACATAATCAATCGTTTGGCCTATCGATCCAAACAACGATTGTGTTAAGACAAAGCTTCCCAACCAGAGCCCAATCAACAAAGATGGAATGACTTGTTTTGTCCACATAGCTAAGATAATAGCAGCAACAGGTGGTAAAAGTGAAAGCCAAAATTCATT encodes the following:
- a CDS encoding Na+/H+ antiporter NhaC family protein, which gives rise to MNEFWLSLLPPVAAIILAMWTKQVIPSLLIGLWLGSFVLTQSLFGSIGQTIDYVVGVLSDRGNLYVLLFLYIFSGLVALIQLSGGIQAFTQLADKYINSAKKSIITLWALLPITFIDCGFRVVAGGSIIKPLAQKYSVSRERLAYMLNNSASPVIVLIPFATTFVGYILGVLEKGMDAAEAEGTSLQLFINSLPFQFFSFTSILIALLSLIPTLNIGRMKNLIKETNEKIGQQQTMADDSEFAEEYENTDKANTSEDQIGTTMKEKGHSKEMSMEHDHDEVDPVLKPRIFNLIVPLIILIPLSFYLMLGSEEPSRSMLIALFSTTAITAILYLFQGIGLKRMVNGFFKGGNKLIITIAILIVAWPISDVSQDLGMSKLISITLGGTLDPVFVPVLIFIVTGAIAYFIGSSWGSWALMMPIAIPLTVITGGSMPITVAAVLSGGTFGDVTSPVSGMTAMSAGIAEADHMKYVKAMTPYNLTAAVISAGLFLGVPFFL